Proteins encoded together in one Onychomys torridus chromosome 1, mOncTor1.1, whole genome shotgun sequence window:
- the Nanos1 gene encoding nanos homolog 1: protein MEAFPWAPRSPRRARAPAPMALVPSARYMSAPGPVHPQPFSSWNDYLGLATLITRAGDRGSPPSSSHCSSHEGSGPLAAGPTLGPPDDEEDDDGDEPGTRDRYLGGALELRALELCAGTAEAGLLEERFASLNPFAGRAAAAAVLLSCAPAASAAPTAEVTPREEPGPAWAAEHRLHAASGAAAARLLKPELQVCVFCRNNKEAVALYTTHILKGPDGRVLCPVLRRYTCPLCGASGDNAHTIKYCPLSKVPPPAARPAPRSTRDSLPNKKLR from the coding sequence ATGGAGGCTTTCCCTTGGGCGCCACGCTCGCCCCGCCGCGCCCGCGCCCCCGCGCCTATGGCGCTCGTGCCCAGCGCCCGCTACATGAGCGCCCCGGGCCCGGTGCACCCGCAGCCCTTCAGCTCTTGGAACGACTACCTGGGGCTCGCCACGCTCATCACCAGGGCTGGAGACCGGGGCTCCCCGCCCTCCTCGTCCCACTGCTCCTCGCACGAAGGGTCCGGGCCCTTGGCGGCGGGACCCACGCTGGGGCCGCCGGACGACGAGGAAGACGACGATGGCGATGAGCCAGGGACCCGGGACCGCTACCTGGGGGGCGCGCTGGAACTGCGCGCGCTAGAGCTGTGCGCCGGCACCGCCGAGGCCGGGCTGCTGGAGGAGCGCTTCGCTTCGCTGAACCCATTCGCAGGGCGCGCCGCCGCGGCGGCGGTGCTGCTGAGCTGCGCGCCCGCCGCCTCCGCCGCCCCCACGGCCGAGGTGACGCCGCGCGAGGAGCCGGGCCCTGCGTGGGCGGCAGAGCATCGCCTGCACGCGGCCTCCGGGGCGGCCGCCGCACGTCTGCTGAAACCGGagctgcaggtgtgtgtgttctGCCGGAACAACAAGGAGGCGGTGGCGCTCTACACCACACACATCCTCAAGGGTCCCGACGGCCGAGTGCTGTGCCCGGTCCTGCGCCGCTACACGTGCCCCCTTTGCGGTGCCAGCGGCGACAACGCACACACCATCAAGTATTGCCCGCTCTCCAAAGTGCCACCGCCCGCTGCCCGCCCGGCACCGCGCAGCACCAGGGACAGCCTGCCCAACAAGAAGCTACGCTAG